The following proteins are encoded in a genomic region of Primulina huaijiensis isolate GDHJ02 chromosome 3, ASM1229523v2, whole genome shotgun sequence:
- the LOC140974007 gene encoding uncharacterized protein isoform X2 yields MEVEYNHEVKLKEILRNLTSATSHLFVESSKQFIRILSSDSGAEYIRVYIESSSKLVEFWQAWESRKTKPEFLHVLKLVSEILKHHRGKVSDDVGRVLDKFGRIVIEEKMWDLYKELNSKEGKRQNAVLLLLASIVRRSSYLAWEVAKIFDFKLPVFSKLAEVRLRGKEFGEGKRKSSSTRKSFVGFAMAFLEVGYPRLLRGILQQKEMYSGVLRGLGNDDDETVIYVLSILCDWVLVPESLVPTGLRSVLFGSVTLEQLISISGRNDFGDATKLAHEVMVLVCTDPLNGLMPDLKRHPSPLFGNRKRLLDLMKKLKATEVEYHLGLLLAIVKVTPSFGSAYLDDFPYNIEDLSLSDWLAAVSTAAEVVSSVSDGLTLGFADHQELLTFESPFVQDVLKCIVPRPFTRLVINKGLLHCEPLVKHGTLRLVLVGLKLLDSFLNYMGSSVHSNNKMTQKWNTLRTDIENEVRMLLPDPQVLLSLLSPLSNHISCLMHPTKRKCETEIVPEKSLHVSKRMKSYAANEDIDILVGGVSEVDMSWVDQGSSHSSSEQGLEKGSDVKSIGNLWGLHHCSMADVNNGETYFYSKLLDTLKIYHRTMPMALEGLFDLFRFLPSNPLSLPSILQLSLLQFLSEHVCQFSRDVCPVRTQAQMYKHLHSFIVLLMYSPVREIKEHAYNLANAAMSSTGAFDNSREICAWFSFIPGYGCNHPYVSDVEVEIFQKLSSVIISFLCDAVSTIGNNLYKYMEFLRHYTYDPEGGRDLSPDVSPFIICVLEKCIRLFSSESVAFTLPQKSLISQYVCNTIKYLLDTQVNSGPLSSLIDRLLSEKLESLSSIANVLELVECPCELRPLKTLLYFSHHMLHRQSYRVSSNVVEVIQSSCSFTTTLSEIKGVLRKECDSGIVGLAVGFSSSLICARRIEILQNFPLVLCISRNLHEVPFSIVASIFFLEPSYLTDVFNLWPDMFISGVQSVIHGKDEEEEMLGTVELDSMEAASMAFAFYLKRVPFCVLFSAILQSSSLHLFEQSALQKFLLAKLTEMPPDHLVSSLCNILFWINDMRSPHKVRTFDGLEMQSEICFILAEHLLRQLLVQSLDIVTPTHINGRQPLHYAVEVAEIILNHPAMTELNFPVSGDISGSIFKGNLEILLEWAELGIQRMDHHVLNLLRTSNQLSFKICSGQRSERVLNARQRILRAFKVLMQKLFLVFKKEFDGCIRLMDFKALVPRFYTLHTLICFISPFELFELVSWLFSKVDFRDTSWPLFPKEDALCVGLHLASFAFDFLLGNMLHPYSKNKDNMGAIEEIHLNLSLLEQIFFQVFEMACIFNLDAADKCLLKAVKVVKMHKGIQQPCNYSIMDLSVVIASSPVDMISHCLNRMNRTKAELLFLVAELSPLHLSVFGHLFSETLKNSLLPMANWKQKNRISPFSDEELLMLLPTVFLCVNSIESKFGGELHEPFEHIIFLYKQIVLDGFSDWKTFVSGNIFDMGFGDSTPSSFQEFFTIFSNTLLGKTIHVFRDHLETGGGVMKFERRLSLFDSVCPDASAACDDLFDCYCNESGLPSVAQSLDYVNRVVAKINFCRVLLLPDYNQFQKPDIGEEKVSSEVNSAVAKSRIWFLRILINSWTLMVQKSSANIDYHENIKSQNISCYTFLENFIMSNILSLTAEWHNHLIQLSSLPFIEQLLKSFLLYRFEDPTTVKNVRIVLASLTRGKFSSDSFMQLLLAHSQFAKLINPSYRSPNSTQLGLAFTPMMSILKSLTFFGSGLDPPNCKNNMLTSQRCLHLLELVKLVRVLFNINVQHDRLNCGEGIGVQSKELIYLLLSSYGATCNDVDVEIYSLILEIESNNQSCAGTIAQMDYLWGIASLRVRKDREKYEDTRMVNLETVEVLEESRKIRFRENLPVDPKLCAQTVLYFPYGRSVNGRTLFEFQKDDSTVVNKMYDPVFILRFSIHCLSVGYIEPIEFASLGLLAITFVSMSSPDDNVRKLGYEALAKFKDALEKCKKKQHVAQLRLLVLYVQNGIEEPWQRIPSVIAVFIAEASLVLLDPSHDNYSTISKFLMNSARVNMRTIPLFENLFWSSSVSFRNDRVWILRLLYAGLNVEDDAQIYIQNSIFEKIFGFYSSPLSDNDSQELIIQILRKAVKLHKLARNLVEQCGMILWLSSIVSSHYWTEFQNRKRFISTQLPIIMEVLNAITLPRKIDKLLQKHALEQLSELSNCPSLNS; encoded by the exons ATGGAAGTGGAATATAATCACGAAGTGAAGCTGAAAGAGATTCTTCGAAACCTCACCTCCGCAACCTCCCATCTTTTTGTCGAGTCTTCAAAGCAGTTCATCAGAATCCTCAGTTCAGATTCGGGTGCTGAATATATTCGGGTGTATATTGAATCATCTTCGAAGTTGGTTGAATTTTGGCAAGCCTGGGAATCTCGGAAAACGAAACCAGAGTTTTTGCATGTTTTGAAGTTAGTTTCTGAGATACTGAAGCATCATCGTGGAAAGGTTAGTGATGATGTGGGTCGCGTGTTGGATAAGTTTGGGCGTATAGTGATTGAGGAAAAGATGTGGGATTTATACAAGGAGTTGAACAGCAAAGAGGGCAAGAGACAGAATGCGGTGCTTTTGTTGTTGGCTTCCATTGTTCGGCGCAGTTCATACTTGGCGTGGGAGGTTGCCAAGATTTTTGATTTCAAGCTCCCGGTTTTTTCCAAGCTGGCAGAGGTTAGGTTGAGGGGTAAGGAATTTGGTGAGGGCAAGAGAAAAAGTAGTTCCACTAGAAAATCTTTTGTTGGTTTCGCTATGGCATTTTTGGAAGTAGGCTATCCAAGGTTGTTGAGGGGAATTTTGCAGCAGAAGGAGATGTACTCTGGGGTGTTGAGGGGGCTGGggaatgatgatgatgagactgtgatttatgttttatccATTCTGTGTGACTGGGTTCTTGTTCCGGAGTCTTTAGTGCCTACAGGACTAAGGAGCGTGTTGTTTGGAAGTGTTACTTTGGAGCAGTTGATTAGCATTTCAGGGAGGAATGATTTTGGGGATGCCACAAAGTTGGCACATGAAGTGATGGTTTTGGTGTGTACTGACCCTTTGAACGGATTGATGCCAGACTTGAAGAGGCATCCAAGTCCTCTGTTTGGTAATCGGAAGCGACTTCTGGATTTAATGAAGAAATTAAAAGCAACAGAAGTTGAGTACCATTTAGGCCTGCTTCTTGCCATTGTGAAAGTGACGCCCTCTTTTGGTTCTGCTTATCTGGATGATTTCCCGTACAACATCGAAGATCTTTCATTATCTGACTG GTTAGCGGCAGTTTCCACCGCTGCTGAGGTGGTTTCGTCAGTGAGTGATGGGCTCACCCTTGGTTTTGCGGATCATCAAGAGCTGCTCACATTTGAAAGTCCATTTGTGCAGGATGTTCTGAAATGCATTGTACCACGTCCTTTCACTAGATTAGTTATTAATAAAGGGTTACTTCATTGTGAGCCTCTTGTAAAACATGGAACATTGAGGCTTGTACTGGTGGGATTAAAGTTACTGGATTCTTTTCTTAATTATATGGGCAGTTCTGttcattcaaataataaaatgacTCAGAAATGGAACACTTTAAGGACGGACATTGAAAATGAAGTCCGGATGTTGCTTCCCGACCcccaagtcctattatcattacTTTCTCCTCTAAGTAACCACATCAGTTGTCTTATGCATCCTACAAAGAGAAAATGTGAAACAGAAATTGTGCCAGAAAAATCATTACATGTTAGTAAGAGGATGAAAAGTTATGCTGCAAATGAAGACATTGATATTCTCGTGGGTGGGGTTTCTGAGGTAGATATGTCTTGGGTTGATCAAGGAAGTAGTCATTCGAGCAGTGAGCAGGGGTTAGAGAAAGGATCTGACGTTAAATCTATTGGTAATCTGTGGGGTTTACACCACTGTTCCATGGCGGATGTGAACAACGGTGAAACGTATTTTTACTCAAAGCTACTGGACACTCTTAAAATTTATCAC CGAACCATGCCCATGGCCTTGGAAGGACTGTTTGATTTGTTTAGGTTTCTGCCAAGCAATCCTCTATCCTTACCATCAATTCTGCAGCTGTCTCTGTTACAATTTCTGAGTGAACATGTCTGTCAGTTTTCTAGAGATGTGTGTCCTGTTAGAACCCAAGCACAAATGTACAAGCATCTTCATTCATTTATCGTCCTCTTGATGTATTCACCTGTCAGAGAGATAAAGGAACATGCTTATAATTTAGCCAATGCTGCCATGTCAAGCACCGGTGCATTTGACAACTCTAGGGAAATATGTGCATGGTTCTCTTTTATACCTGGCTATGGCTGCAATCATCCTTATGTCAGTGACGTGGAAGTTGAAATCTTCCAAAAGTTGTCATCagttattatttcatttttatgtgATGCTGTTTCTACGATTGGAAATAATTTATACAAGTATATGGAATTCTTGAGGCATTACACCTATGATCCAGAAGGTGGCAGAG ATCTGTCTCCTGATGTGAGCCCTTTCATTATTTGTGTTTTGGAGAAGTGCATCAGGTTGTTTAGCTCTGAGTCTGTGGCCTTCACACTACCTCAGAAGTCACTCATATCGCAATATGTTTGCAAcacaatcaaatatttattggatACTCAG GTGAATTCTGGGCCATTATCATCTCTAATTGATCGTCTCTTATCTGAGAAACTTGAGAGTTTAAGCAGCATAGCCAATGTCTTGGAACTCGTCGAATGTCCATGTGAGCTGAGGCCATTGAAGACCCTGTTATACTTTTCACATCATATGTTGCATCGACAATCTTACAGAGTCAGTTCAAATGTTGTGGAAGTTATTCAATCCAGCTGTTCTTTTACGACTACTCTTAGCGAAATTAAAGGAGTTTTGAGAAAGGAATGTGACAGTGGCATCGTCGGATTGGCCGTGGGATTTTCCTCTTCGTTGATATGTGCAAGGCGTATTGAGATACTGCAGAATTTTCCATTAGTCTTGTGCATCTCAAGAAACTTACATGAGGTCCCGTTCTCAATTGTCgcatcaatattttttcttgaacCAAGCTACCTTACGGATGTCTTTAACCTATGGCCTGATATGTTTATTAGTGGTGTTCAAAGTGTTATTCATGGTAAAGATGAGGAGGAAGAGATGCTTGGTACTGTTGAACTCGATTCAATGGAAGCTGCTTCTATGGCATTTGCTTTTTATTTGAAACGGGTTCCTTTTTGTGTGCTCTTTTCAGCGATTTTACAAAGCAGCAGCTTACACTTGTTTGAGCAGTCAGCACTACAAAAGTTTCTTTTGGCTAAACTGACTGAGATGCCACCGGACCATTTGGTCTCTTCATTATGTAATATACTCTTTTGGATAAATGACATGCGTTCACCCCACAAAGTCAGGACTTTTGATGGACTTGAAATGCAATCTGAGATCTGCTTTATACTTGCAGAACACTTGTTGAGACAATTGCTGGTTCAAAGTTTGGACATTGTTACTCCTACTCATATTAATGGTCGTCAGCCCTTGCATTATGCTGTCGAAGTGGCAGAAATAATCTTAAATCATCCTGCCATGACAGAATTGAATTTTCCTGTGTCTGGTGATATATCTGGTTCAATTTTTAAGGGAAATTTGGAAATACTTCTTGAATGGGCTGAACTGGGAATTCAGCGAATGGATCACCATGTCTTGAATCTATTAAGAACATCTAATCAGCTGTCGTTTAAGATTTGCAGTGGTCAAAGATCTGAACGAGTTTTAAATGCCAGGCAGAGAATTTTGAGAGCTTTTAAAGTGCTAATGCAAAAACTGTTCCTTGTTTTCAAAAAGGAGTTTGATGGATGTATCCGATTGATGGACTTTAAGGCTCTTGTCCCTAGGTTTTACACGTTACAcactttgatttgcttcatatcTCCGTTTGAGCTGTTTGAATTGGTCAGCTGGCTGTTTTCCAAGGTTGATTTTCGTGATACTTCCTGGCCCCTATTCCCAAAAGAAGATGCTCTTTGTGTTGGTTTGCACTTAGCTAGCTTCGCTTTTGATTTTCTATTAGGCAATATGTTGCATCCGTACTCAAAAAATAAAGACAATATGGGTGCGATAGAGGAGATACATCTTAATCTTTCTCTCTTGGAACAAATCTTTTTTCAAGTATTCGAGATGGCCTGTATTTTTAATCTTGATGCTGCTGATAAATGTCTTCTTAAAGCTGTCAAGGTTGTGAAAATGCATAAAGGCATTCAACAGCCTTGCAATTATTCTATTATGGATTTATCGGTAGTTATTGCAAGTTCTCCTGTAGATATGATATCTCATTGCTTGAACAGGATGAATAGAACCAAAGCTGAACTATTATTTCTTGTTGCTGAATTGAGCCCCCTGCATCTGTCTGTCTTTGGACACCTGTTTTCTGAAACACTGAAAAATTCACTGCTACCTATGGCCAATTGGAAGCAAAAAAATCGTATATCCCCTTTTTCTGATGAAGAATTATTGATGCTTTTGCCCACGGTTTTCCTTTGTGTGAATTCGATTGAGTCCAAATTTGGGGGAGAACTCCACGAGCCCtttgaacatataatttttctGTATAAACAGATAGTTTTGGATGGTTTTTCTGACTGGAAAACTTTTGTCTCtggtaatatttttgatatggGATTTGGTGACTCTACACCGTCCTCCTTCCAAGAGTTCTTTACTATTTTCTCAAACACTCTTCTCGGGAAAACAATCCATGTGTTTAGAGACCACCTGGAGACTGGTGGGGGTGTCATGAAGTTTGAAAGGAGGTTGAGCCTATTTGATTCTGTTTGCCCAGATGCTAGTGCTGCATGTGATGATTTATTCGACTGTTATTGTAATGAGAGTGGATTGCCTTCAGTGGCACAGTCTTTAGATTATGTGAACAGAGTGGTTGCGAAGATAAACTTTTGTAGGGTGCTATTGCTTCCAGATTATAATCAATTTCAGAAACCGGATATTGGAGAAGAAAAGGTTTCGTCAGAAGTTAACTCTGCCGTAGCGAAGTCAAGAATCTGGTTCTTAAGGATATTGATAAATTCCTGGACGTTGATGGTTCAGAAATCCTCTGCAAATATTGATTACCATGAAAATATCAAGAGCCAGAATATTTCTTGTTATACGTTTTTGGAGAACTTTATAATGAGTAATATCTTGAGCTTGACAGCAGAGTGGCATAATCATCTAATCCAGTTGAGTTCTCTTCCCTTCATAGAACAGCTTCTAAAATCATTTCTTCTTTATAGGTTTGAGGATCCTACAACAGTGAAGAATGTCCGAATTGTTCTTGCTTCTTTAACTCGGGGAAAATTTTCATCTGATTCCTTCATGCAGCTGTTGCTTGCTCATTCGCAATTTGCAAAGTTGATTAATCCATCCTACAGATCACCTAATTCCACTCAGTTAGGCTTGGCTTTTACTCCTATGATGagcattttaaaatcattaactTTTTTTGGCTCTGGACTAGACCCCCCTAATTGCAAGAATAATATGTTAACATCTCAGCGGTGTTTACATCTGCTAGAACTTGTCAAACTGGTCAGGGTACTTTTTAATATTAATGTACAACACGACAGACTTAACTGTGGAGAAGGCATTGGTGTACAGTCTAAGGAATTGATTTATTTGCTTTTGTCTTCATATGGGGCAACATGTAATGATGTTGATGTGGAAATATATAGTCTAATTTTAGAAATTGAGTCAAATAATCAGTCATGTGCTGGCACCATTgctcagatggattacctatggGGTATCGCCTCTTTAAGGGTGAGAAAAGATCGGGAAAAGTATGAGGATACACGCATGGTCAACCTTGAAACTGTAGAAGTCCTTGAAGAAAGTCGAAAAATTCGATTCAGAGAAAATCTTCCAGTCGATCCTAAGTTGTGTGCTCAAACTGTGCTTTATTTTCCTTATGGTAGGAGTGTCAATGGCAGAACTTTATTCGAGTTTCAGAAGGATGACTCTACGGTGGTAAACAAG ATGTATGATCCAGTCTTCATCCTCCGCTTCTCCATTCATTGTCTTTCAGTGGGCTATATTGAGCCCATTGAGTTTGCCAGTTTAGGCTTACTTGCCATCACTTTTGTCAGTATGTCTTCACCAGATGATAATGTGAGGAAATTGGGTTATGAAGCACTTGCCAAGTTCAAAGATGCATTAGAG AAATGTAAGAAGAAGCAGCATGTGGCACAACTTCGTCTCTTAGTCTTATATGTGCAAAATGGGATAGAAGAGCCATGGCAGAGGATTCCATCCGTAATTGCTGTATTCATTGCGGAAGCTTCTTTGGTGCTCTTGGACCCATCACATGACAATTATTCAACCATAAGCAAGTTTCTTATGAATTCTGCTCGTGTAAATATGAGG ACTATACCTTTGTTTGAGAATCTTTTCTGGAGTAGCTCTGTTAGTTTCAGAAATGACAGGGTGTGGATTCTTAGACTGTTGTATGCGGGATTGAATGTGGAAGATGATGctcaaatatatattcaaaactCCATTTTTGAGAAGATTTTTGGTTTTTATTCTTCTCCTCTTTCAGATAATGATTCCCAGGAACTTATTATCCAG ATATTGAGGAAGGCGGTCAAACTACACAAGTTGGCCCGGAATTTAGTCGAGCAGTGCGGTATGATTTTATGGTTATCATCTATTGTTTCATCTCACTACTGGACTGAATTTCAAAACAGAAAAAGATTTATATCCACGCAATTACCTATAATAATGGAG GTGTTAAATGCTATTACATTGCCTCGAAAAATTGATAAGTTGTTGCAAAAACATGCTTTGGAGCAGCTCTCAGAACTTTCAAACTGCCCAAGTTTGAACAGCTAA